From Geomonas agri, one genomic window encodes:
- a CDS encoding thiolase family protein, protein MKDIFVVEALRTPFGSFGGALCDVEAPALAAPVLQALLERSGVTPEAVDEVIVGQVLSGGCGQAPARQAMRRAGIPDSTNAMTINKVCGSGLKAIMLAAGSIALGDAEIVIAGGMESMSLAPFILKKARYGYRMGHGQLLDLMLYDGLQDPYSGRHMGEIAEEAVKRHALGREAQDEFALRSYRLAQETVSEGIFADEIVPVVKKVHHGKEVVDEDEEPFRSDIARMADLKPAFGREGTITAGNASTINDGAAFALLAGGEAVQRLGLAPKARLVAYATCSMHPDHYTDAPVCAIKAVCARAGVDLAQIDLFEINEAFAAVPLIAIRELGLDAGKVNVNGGACAIGHPIGASGARLVATLVRELSRSGKRYGLASLCIGGGEAVAAIFERV, encoded by the coding sequence ATGAAAGACATATTCGTGGTCGAAGCGTTGCGGACACCGTTTGGTTCCTTCGGCGGGGCGTTGTGCGATGTGGAGGCGCCGGCCCTGGCCGCCCCGGTGCTGCAGGCCCTCCTGGAGCGCAGCGGCGTCACCCCGGAGGCGGTAGACGAGGTGATCGTGGGGCAGGTCCTGTCCGGCGGTTGTGGGCAGGCACCGGCGCGCCAGGCGATGCGGCGAGCCGGGATCCCGGACAGCACCAACGCCATGACCATCAACAAGGTCTGCGGCAGCGGCTTGAAGGCGATCATGTTGGCCGCGGGATCCATTGCCCTGGGCGATGCAGAAATCGTCATTGCCGGCGGCATGGAAAGCATGTCCCTGGCTCCCTTCATCCTGAAGAAGGCGCGCTACGGCTATCGCATGGGGCACGGGCAGCTCCTGGACCTGATGCTGTACGACGGCCTGCAGGACCCGTACTCGGGGCGGCACATGGGGGAGATAGCCGAGGAGGCGGTGAAGCGGCATGCGCTCGGGCGGGAGGCGCAGGACGAGTTTGCGCTACGCTCCTACCGGTTGGCGCAGGAGACGGTGAGCGAGGGGATCTTCGCCGACGAGATCGTGCCGGTCGTGAAAAAGGTGCACCACGGCAAGGAGGTGGTCGACGAGGACGAGGAGCCGTTCCGCTCCGATATCGCGCGGATGGCGGACCTGAAGCCTGCTTTCGGCCGGGAGGGGACCATCACCGCCGGCAACGCCTCCACCATCAACGACGGCGCCGCCTTTGCCCTCCTTGCCGGAGGGGAGGCGGTACAGCGCCTCGGCCTCGCGCCCAAGGCGCGCCTGGTCGCCTATGCCACCTGCAGCATGCATCCCGACCACTACACCGACGCGCCGGTCTGCGCCATCAAGGCCGTCTGTGCCAGGGCGGGGGTGGACTTGGCACAGATCGATCTGTTCGAGATCAACGAGGCCTTCGCCGCCGTACCCCTGATAGCGATCAGGGAGCTGGGGCTCGACGCCGGCAAGGTCAACGTCAACGGGGGCGCCTGCGCCATCGGCCATCCCATCGGGGCCAGCGGCGCCCGACTGGTCGCCACCTTGGTGCGCGAGTTGAGCCGCAGCGGCAAGCGCTATGGCCTCGCCTCCCTCTGCATCGGTGGCGGTGAGGCGGTGGCGGCGATCTTCGAGCGGGTGTAG
- a CDS encoding M24 family metallopeptidase — translation MLTRQEAQQRITRLQEALRDKGMDGALFIHPIDVYYFSGTRQNSTLWVPATGQPRLWVRKSFIRGKQESCIDDTRPFPSSKEFPGEFGAELTTIGFTFDVAPVQQLNYYQKLLPGRNFVDVSAVNREIRSVKSPWELEQIRYCGTQLAGVFREVPGFLKAGMREVDLAAEFEYRLRKAGGEGYVRMRAFNQELFQGLAVSSATAGDTGFFDGAVTGQGMSSASPHGASAALIPVNAPILIDYTGVFNGYIIDMTRFFVIGKLAPELEHAFHTALSIQEYLALNLKPGAICEELFLKAAEMAQAAGLSDHFMGAPGENAKFVGHGVGLELDEFPVLAQGFKVALQAGQTLAIEPKFVFPGMGVIGIENTFAVSDDGGVRLSDLPDDIVYL, via the coding sequence ATGCTGACCAGGCAGGAAGCGCAACAGAGAATCACGAGGCTGCAAGAGGCGCTGCGGGACAAGGGGATGGACGGCGCCCTCTTCATCCACCCGATCGACGTCTACTATTTTTCTGGCACCCGGCAGAACTCGACCCTATGGGTCCCAGCCACGGGCCAGCCGCGCCTCTGGGTGCGCAAAAGCTTCATCAGGGGGAAGCAGGAAAGCTGCATCGACGACACTCGCCCCTTTCCCTCCAGCAAGGAATTCCCCGGGGAGTTCGGAGCCGAGTTGACTACTATCGGCTTCACCTTCGACGTGGCACCGGTACAGCAGTTGAACTACTATCAAAAGCTGCTCCCCGGCCGTAACTTCGTCGACGTCTCCGCAGTTAACCGCGAGATTCGGTCGGTAAAGTCGCCCTGGGAACTGGAACAGATCCGCTACTGCGGCACGCAGTTGGCCGGCGTCTTCCGCGAGGTGCCCGGGTTTCTCAAAGCCGGGATGCGCGAGGTGGACCTCGCTGCCGAGTTCGAGTACCGGCTCAGGAAAGCTGGGGGAGAAGGGTACGTGCGCATGCGCGCCTTCAACCAGGAATTGTTCCAGGGGTTGGCGGTCTCCTCGGCCACCGCAGGCGACACCGGCTTCTTCGACGGCGCGGTCACCGGGCAGGGGATGTCCAGCGCCTCGCCGCACGGCGCCTCCGCTGCCCTCATCCCCGTCAACGCTCCTATCCTCATTGACTACACCGGGGTCTTCAACGGCTACATCATCGACATGACCAGGTTCTTTGTGATCGGCAAGCTTGCCCCCGAGCTCGAGCACGCTTTCCATACGGCGCTCTCGATCCAGGAGTACCTGGCGCTGAACCTGAAGCCGGGGGCGATCTGCGAGGAGCTGTTCCTAAAGGCTGCCGAGATGGCGCAGGCTGCCGGGCTCTCCGACCACTTCATGGGAGCTCCAGGCGAGAATGCGAAGTTTGTTGGGCACGGCGTGGGGCTTGAGCTGGACGAGTTCCCGGTACTGGCACAAGGGTTCAAGGTGGCGCTTCAGGCTGGGCAGACCCTGGCCATAGAGCCGAAGTTCGTGTTTCCCGGCATGGGGGTCATCGGCATAGAAAACACCTTCGCAGTGAGCGACGACGGTGGCGTCAGGTTGAGTGACCTTCCTGACGACATCGTCTACCTCTGA
- a CDS encoding PAS domain-containing sensor histidine kinase: MKGEVTTGGDLQAEVARLQAENAALRLILKEQQEALQGEDQGGRCFRCLYNDTPVMLHSIDRNGLLLGVSNYWCEVLGYGRDEVLGRPSIDFLTPASRRYAVETVLPEFFRVGYCRNVEYQLVKKDGAVIDVLLSAAAERDAQGTIVRSMAVMIDVTEWKAAEKALKESEARFRMIVETAQESIVAADRTGCLSYLNRQFAEMLGYEVIELLGRPFLEFVDQALHDETADRQRSRENGVSEHYETILVRKDNSRVWASVSAMPIHDASGTFQGSFAMISDVTRRKQAAEEIEVLHTYLSARALELETANEELEAFNYTVSHDLRRPLTAIYGFAQVIMELYGQQLESQCKDYVQEIINGSLKMNHLIDTLLNFSRRYSVSLNRELVDVSELAGEILTELRLSDPQRRVECVIQPGIVADADPQLLRVVLDNLLGNAWKYSAKKEETRLEFGIVSHQGRDAFFVRDNGAGFDMSRASVLFKPFQRLHDSDDFKGTGIGLASVQRIIQRHGGHIWAQSEPGSGATFFFTLG; the protein is encoded by the coding sequence ATGAAAGGCGAAGTGACAACCGGAGGCGATCTCCAGGCCGAGGTAGCCAGGCTGCAGGCTGAAAATGCCGCTTTGCGTCTGATCCTGAAGGAACAGCAGGAGGCTCTGCAAGGGGAGGACCAGGGGGGGCGCTGTTTCCGCTGCCTCTACAACGACACCCCGGTCATGCTGCACTCCATCGACCGCAACGGTCTGCTGCTCGGGGTCAGCAACTACTGGTGCGAGGTGCTGGGCTATGGCCGCGACGAGGTCTTGGGGCGCCCGTCCATCGACTTTCTTACCCCCGCTTCGCGTCGTTACGCCGTGGAAACGGTGCTGCCGGAATTTTTCCGCGTCGGTTACTGCCGCAACGTCGAATACCAGCTGGTCAAGAAGGACGGGGCGGTGATCGACGTCCTGCTGAGCGCCGCTGCCGAGCGGGACGCGCAGGGAACCATCGTCCGCTCCATGGCCGTCATGATCGACGTCACCGAGTGGAAGGCGGCCGAGAAGGCGCTCAAGGAGAGCGAGGCTCGTTTCCGCATGATCGTGGAGACCGCGCAGGAGTCTATCGTCGCTGCCGACCGCACTGGTTGCCTCTCCTACCTGAACCGCCAGTTCGCCGAGATGCTGGGATACGAGGTTATCGAGCTGCTGGGGCGTCCCTTCCTGGAGTTCGTCGACCAGGCACTGCACGACGAAACCGCCGACCGCCAGAGAAGCCGCGAGAACGGCGTCTCCGAACACTACGAAACCATCCTGGTGCGCAAGGACAACTCCAGGGTCTGGGCCAGCGTATCGGCCATGCCCATTCACGATGCAAGCGGCACATTCCAGGGCTCCTTCGCCATGATCTCCGACGTCACCCGCAGAAAGCAGGCCGCGGAGGAGATCGAGGTGCTCCATACCTATCTCTCCGCTCGCGCCCTCGAACTGGAGACGGCCAACGAGGAACTGGAAGCCTTCAACTACACGGTGTCCCACGACCTGCGGCGCCCTCTCACCGCCATCTACGGCTTCGCACAGGTGATCATGGAACTGTACGGGCAACAGTTGGAGTCGCAGTGCAAGGACTACGTTCAGGAGATCATCAACGGCAGCCTAAAGATGAACCACCTGATCGACACCCTGCTCAACTTCTCGCGCCGCTACAGCGTATCCTTGAATAGGGAGCTGGTGGATGTGAGCGAACTGGCCGGGGAGATCCTCACCGAGTTGAGGCTTTCCGACCCGCAGCGCCGCGTGGAGTGCGTGATCCAGCCCGGCATTGTGGCCGACGCTGACCCCCAGTTGCTGCGGGTGGTACTGGACAACCTCTTGGGCAACGCTTGGAAGTACTCAGCCAAGAAGGAGGAGACCCGGCTGGAATTCGGCATCGTGTCGCACCAGGGGCGGGACGCCTTTTTCGTGCGGGACAACGGCGCCGGGTTCGATATGAGCCGGGCCTCGGTCCTCTTCAAGCCATTCCAGCGCCTGCACGACTCGGATGATTTCAAGGGGACCGGCATCGGGCTGGCCAGTGTGCAGCGCATCATCCAGCGCCATGGCGGCCACATCTGGGCACAGTCCGAGCCCGGCAGTGGCGCCACATTTTTCTTCACGCTCGGCTAA
- a CDS encoding PaaI family thioesterase yields MSNSTVLKACEQTEIDLSGAPDWVPFDAPALVGDSLRFVSGDSRGDRFRARYYRDAEQHLHARFWLGPEAEGPPGHAHGGAVAAIMDEALGLAAWAAGYPIVVGNLNVSFRNMLPLRKVVTVESRVVSVEGRKIMVHGRIFRGEKTFAEAQCLCITIPGK; encoded by the coding sequence GTGTCCAATTCAACCGTACTGAAAGCTTGTGAGCAGACCGAGATCGATCTCAGCGGCGCACCGGACTGGGTTCCGTTCGACGCACCGGCCCTGGTGGGAGACTCCCTGCGTTTCGTCTCCGGCGACTCCCGCGGCGACCGTTTCCGCGCCCGCTACTACCGGGACGCCGAACAGCACCTGCACGCCCGTTTCTGGCTGGGCCCCGAGGCGGAGGGGCCTCCAGGACATGCCCACGGCGGCGCCGTTGCGGCCATCATGGACGAGGCCCTTGGGCTTGCCGCGTGGGCAGCCGGCTATCCTATCGTGGTCGGCAACCTCAATGTGAGCTTCCGTAACATGCTGCCGCTCAGGAAGGTAGTGACCGTGGAAAGCAGGGTCGTTTCGGTTGAGGGAAGAAAAATCATGGTACACGGCCGTATCTTCCGCGGCGAGAAAACCTTCGCCGAGGCCCAGTGCCTGTGCATCACCATCCCCGGCAAGTGA